Genomic window (Pseudomonas azadiae):
GTGCTCGGCGGGCGTTACCCGCGCGCCGAGTTCAGCCGGGTAAAGCTGCACGTTGCCCACCCGATGGATAACGGCATGGTCAGCGGCATTCCCGAATTTTTCATCAACCGTGCCGAACTGCGCGGTGATGACAACCGGCTGTTGGCGCGCCTGGAACTGTTCCCCGCCGTCAGCGAAAACCCCAACCTGGCTTTTGACGTCGAGGGCTCCGGGCCTACGCGCCTGACCCTGCGCGACACCAGCGGCAGCCAATTCGACGCGGTCATCCCATGAACCCGCGCTGGATAATGCTCTGGCTGATCCTGTTCAGCCTGCCGGTGCTGGCCGAGCTGGATTACGCGCTCAAGCCTCGCTTGATCGCCGACGACACCTGGCTGCTGGAAGGCAGCACGGAGAACTTCACCAAGGACAACGGCGGCAACATCGTCAACGTCGGGTTCATCGTCACCGAAGCCGGCGTGGTGGTGATCGACACCGGGCCTTCCAGGCGCTATGGCGAAGCGCTGCGCCAGGCCATCGCACGGGTCACCGATAAGCCGGTGATCCAGGTGTTGCTGACTCACCACCATCCCGACCATGCGCTGGGCAACCAAGCGTTCAAGGATGTGCCGATCGGCGCCCTGGCCGGCACCGCCGAGTTGCTGCATGCGCAGGGCGACAGCATGGCCGAGAACCTGTACCGCCTGGTCGGCGACTGGATGCGCGGCACCGAAGTGGTCCTGCCCGGCGAAGTGCTGCAGCCCGGCGTGAAAACCTTCGGCAGCCACGACCTGCAACTGCTGCACCTGCGCGGCCACACGGGCGCTGACCTGGCGATCCTCGACCGCAAGACCGGCGTGCTGTTCGCCGGTGACCTGGTGTTCTACCAGCGCGCACTCACCACCCCGCATTCACCGGGCCTTGCGCAGTGGCTGGCGGACATCGCCACCCTGCAAGGCTTGCCCTGGACGCTGGTGGTGCCCGGCCACGGCCCTATCGCGACCGACGCAAAACCCTTCGAACAGATGCACGACTACCTCACCTGGCTCGACCACCTGCTGCGCGACGGTGCGGCCCAAGGCCGCGACATGTCCGAGCTGATCCGCAGCCCGATTCCCGAACGTTTCGCGACCATCAACCTGGCGCGCTACGAGCTGACCCGCAGCGTGACTCATTTGTATCCGCAGTACGAACGCATCCAGATGCAGCCCATCAATACCCAACAATAAATAGAGGCCTCACCATGATCTACGCACAACCAGGCACCCCCGGCGCCATCGTCAGCTTCAAGCCGCGCTACGGCAATTACATCGGCGGTGAGTTCGTCGCACCGATCAATGGCGAATACTTCACCAATACCTCGCCGGTCACTGGCGAAGTCATCGCCGAATTCCCGCGCTCCAGCGCCGCCGATATCGACAAGGCCCTCGACGCCGCCCATGCCGCCGCCGACGCCTGGGGCAAGACCTCGGCCCAGGACCGCTCCCGGGTACTGCTGAAAATCGCCGACCGCATCGAGCAGAACCTCGAAGTGCTGGCCGTGGCCGAGACCTGGGACAACGGCAAGGCCGTTCGCGAAACCCTCAACGCCGACGTGCCGCTGGCCGCTGACCATTTCCGCTACTTCGCCGGTTGCATCCGCGCCCAGGAAGGCGGCGCCGCCGAGATCAACGAGCTGACGGCCGCTTACCATTTTCATGAGCCGCTGGGTGTGGTCGGGCAGATCATCCCGTGGAACTTCCCGCTGCTGATGGCCGCGTGGAAACTGGCGCCTGCGCTGGCCGCCGGTAATTGCATCGTGCTCAAGCCGGCCGAGCAGACGCCGCTGTCGATCATGGTGTTTGCCGAGCTGATCAATGATCTGCTGCCGCCGGGTGTGCTCAACATCGTCCAGGGCTTCGGCCGCGAAGCGGGGGAGGCGCTGGCCACCAGCAAGCGCATCGCCAAGATCGCCTTCACCGGTTCCACTCCGGTGGGCGCGCACATCATGCACGCGGCGGCCGAGAACATCATTCCGTCCACCGTGGAACTGGGCGGCAAGTCGCCGAACATCTTCTTTGAAGACATCATGCAGGCCGAGCCGCAATTCATCGAAAAAGCCGCCGAGGGCCTGGTGCTGGCGTTTTTCAACCAGGGCGAAGTGTGCACCTGCCCGTCGCGGGCGCTGGTGCAGGAGTCGATTTACGACGACTTCATGAAAGTGGTGATGAAGAAGATCGTCAAGATCAAGCGTGGCAACCCGCTCGACACCGAAACCATGGTCGGCGCCCAGGCGTCCGAGCAGCAATACGACAAAATCCTCTCCTACCTGAAGATCGCCCAGGAAGAGGGCGCAGAGTTGTTGACGGGCGGCGCGGCCGAGCGTCTGGAGGGGGACCTGGCCAGCGGTTATTACATCCAGCCGACCTTGCTCAAGGGCCACAACAAGATGCGCGTGTTCCAGGAAGAAATCTTCGGCCCGGTGGTGGGTATTACCACCTTCAAGGACGAGGCCGAAGCGCTGGCCATTGCCAACGACAGCGAGTTCGGCCTCGGCGCCGGCCTGTGGACCCGCGACATCAACCGCGCGTACCGCATGGGCCGGGCGATCAAGGCCGGGCGGGTGTGGACCAACTGTTATCACCTGTACCCGGCGCATGCGGCGTTTGGGGGCTATAAAAAATCGGGCGTGGGGCGTGAGAACCACAAGATGATGCTCGACCATTACCAGCAGACCAAAAACCTGCTGGTGAGCTACGACATCAACCCGCTGGGGTTCTTCTGATTCTGACTTGAAATGCCTTCCCCTGTGGGAGCTGGCTTGCCTGCGATAGCCATAGGTATCGACACAATTTAAAAGTCTGAAAAATCTCCCTGTAGTGAGCGGGCTTGTCCCGCGCTGGGTGGCGAAGCCGCCCCAAACCAGGCGGCCGGGTTCTACCTCTAGTTCGGTGATGCCTTTATTGGGGCGGCTTCGCCACCCAGCGCGGGACAAGCCCGCTCACTACAAAAATGTGTAGATACCTATGGCTATCGCAGGTAAGCCAGCTCCCGCATTTGATTGATGTGACTCTGATACTAATGCAGCGTGCCAACTCCTTCGAAAGTAGCATTCGCCTCGCACACGCCCCATGCATTAATGACTCGACCGGAACCCTCCGGCACAACAAGAGGACTGCCCCCATGTGGACCAAACCGACCTACACCGACCTGCGCATCGGCTTTGAAGTCACGATGTACTTCGCCAACCGCTGACCGCGGGTACTACCAGGAGGATGCCTCTTTGGTCTGATTGCATTCGCAGCCGGATCGGTTAGTGTGGAGCGCATCTTCCAGAATAATAAAAACAGGCTTTCCAATGAGCCCAAACCTGAGCCTCCTGCGTAAATTCGTCTCGCCTGAAATCATCTTTGGTGCCGGCTGCCGGCACAATGTCGGCAATTGCGCCAAGACCTTCGGCGCGCGCAAAGTGCTGGTGGTCAGCGACCCCGGCGTGATCGCCGCCGGTTGGGTCGCCGATGTGGAAGCCAGCCTGCAAGCCATCGGTATCGACTACTGCCTGTACAGCGCCGTCTCGCCCAACCCGCGCGTCGAAGAAGTGATGACTGGCGCCGAGGTGTACCGCGAGAACCACTGCGACGTGATCGTGGCCATCGGCGGCGGCAGCCCGATGGACTGCGGCAAGGCCATCGGTATCGTGGTGGCCCATGGGCGCAGCATCCTGGAGTTCGAAGGCGTCGACACCATCCGCGTGCCCAGCCCGCCGCTGATCCTGATCCCCACCACCGCCGGCACTTCTGCGGATGTTTCGCAGTTCGTGATCATCTCCAACCAGCAGGAACGCATGAAGTTCTCCATCGTCAGCAAGGCGGTGGTGCCGGATGTATCGCTGATCGACCCGGAAACCACCGCCAGCATGGACCCGTTCCTGTCCGCCTGCACCGGCATCGACGCGTTGGTGCATGCCATCGAAGCGTTCGTCTCCACCGGCCATGGCCCGCTGACCGACCCCCATGCGCTGGAAGCGATGCGCCTGATCAACGGCAATCTGGTGCAGATGATTGCCAACCCCGGCGACATCGCCCTGCGCGAAAAAATCATGCTGGGCAGCATGCAGGCCGGGCTGGCGTTTTCCAATGCGATCCTCGGTGCGGTGCACGCCATGTCCCACAGCCTTGGTGGCTTTCTTGATTTGCCCCACGGGCTGTGCAACGCGGTATTGGTGGAACATGTGGTGGCCTTCAATTACAACTCGGCGCCGGAACGCTTTAAAGTGATCGCCGAGACGTTTGGCATCGACTGCCGAGGCCTCAATCATCGGCACATCTGCGGGCGCCTGGTGGAGCATCTGATCGCGCTCAAGCATGCCATTGGCTTCCACGAAACCCTCGGCCTGCATGGGGTGCGCGTGGCCGATATCCCGTTCCTGTCGCAGCATGCGATGCACGACCCGTGCATCCTCACCAACCCGAGGGAATCGAGCCAGCGGGACGTCGAGGTCGTCTATGGCGAAGCTCTCTGACCAACAGCAACGCGCGCTCGCGGGCCTGCTCGGGCTGGGCAACCAGTCGGCGCGCAAGAGCCACTATCCCGAGCTGACGGCACGCCTGGATGAACTGGAGGCCGAGCGCAACCGCTATATCCGCCTCAACGATGAGCTGGAGCAGCGTGTCGCGGCGCGCACCGATGAACTGCTGGAAGCCAACCACAACCTGCAGCAGCAGATCGCCCAGCGCGAACAGGTCGAGCAGGACCTGCGCGACGCCCGCGACGCCGCCCAGGCCGCCAACCGCAGCAAGGACAAATACCTGGCCGCGGCCAGCCATGACCTGCTGCAGCCTTTGAACGCGGCGCGGCTGTTGATCGCCACCCTGCGCGAGCGGCAGCTGCCCAGCGTCGAGCAGGTGCTGGTGGAGCGCACGCACCAGGCGCTGGAGGGGGCCGAGGACCTGCTCACCGACTTGCTGGATATTTCGCGGCTGGATCAGGCGGCGGTCAAGCCGGATGTGGCGCTGTATCGCCTCGACGAGCTGTTCGCGCCGCTGGTCTCGGAGTTTCAATCGGTTGCCCAGGCGGCCGGGTTGAACCTGCGGGTGCACACCGGCTGCTATGCGATCAACACCGACCTGCGCCTGCTGACGCGGATCCTGCGTAATTTCCTGAGCAATGCCTGCCGTTATACCGACGAGGGTTGCATCCTGCTGGGCGCGCGCAAGCGCGGTAAGGGTTTGCGCCTGGAGGTATGGGACACCGGGCGCGGCATTGCGGCGGACCGGTTGGAGGCGATCTTCCTCGAGTTCAACCAGCTCGACGTCGGCCGCGCGGCGGACCGTAAGGGCGTGGGGCTGGGTTTGGCGATTGTCGAGCGTATCGCCGATATTCTCGGGTATCCGATTGCGGTGCGTTCGTGGCCGGGGCGTGGCTCGATGTTCAGCATCGAAGTGCCCCTGAGTGATGAAATGCCCTTGCCGATCAGCCAACTGCCGGTGCAACCGAGCACGGGCAACCCGCTGCCGGGCCGGCGGTTGCTGGTGATCGATAACGAGGTGAGCATCCTCGAAAGCATGCGCGCGTTGCTCGGGCAGTGGGGCTGCGAAGTGGTCACCGCCACCGACCTGACCGGTGCGTTGCTGGCGCTGGAGGGCAGGGCGCCGGAGTTGATCCTGGCCGATTATCACTTGGACCATGGGGTGGTGGGGTGCCAGGTGGTGCGCCATTTACGCGAGCATTTCGAGCAGAAGATTCCTGCGGTGATCATTACGGCCGACCGCACCGACCAATGCCGCCGCGCGTTGCGGCGACTGGACGCGCCGCTGTTGAACAAACCGGTCAAGCCCGGCAAATTGCGCGCGGTCCTGAGCCAGATGCTTGGCTGACGCCACAGCAAACCCAACCCCCATGTGGGAGTGGACCTCTGTGGGAGCTGGCTTGCCTGCGATAGCGTCACCGCGGTGCCGCTATCGCAGCATCGGTATCTATACATTTTGTAGTGAGCGGGCTTGTCCCGCGCTGGGTGGCGAAGCCGCCCCAATAAAGACGCCGCGCAGTTTCAGACAAACCCAATTCGCCTGGTTTGGGGCGGCTTCGCCACCCAGCGCGGGGCAAGCCCGCTCACTACAGGGAGATTTGTCAGAGTTGGAGCCGGTTGACACTCGTCAACACCGCACGCCGCAGTTTGCGCCATGCTCCGCGCCTGATTTAAAGGCCGACGGAGCACCCCATGAACGCCCCCGCAACAACCGCTGCATCATTCAAGTTGCCCTTGGGCCTGGTGTTCGCCGTGCTGGTGATGGTCGGCGTGCTGCTATTGCCGCTGCCCGCCGACTTGCCCGTGGCCGGGCACCGCATGCTGGCTATCCTCGCGTTTGCCGTGGTGGTGTGGATCACTGAAGCGGTGTCCTATGAAGCCAGCGCGATCATGATCACCTCGCTCATGGCGTTCTTGCTCGGCACCGCGCCGTCGATCCAGGACCCCGCACACCTGATCGGCAGCAGCCCGGCGATCAGCATGGCGCTCACCGGCTTCTCCAACCCGGCGCTGGCGCTGGTGGCAGGCGCGCTGTTCATCGCCGCAGCCATGACCCACACCGGCCTGGACCGGCGTATCGCGCTGGTCACGCTCAGCCGAGTGGGCACCAGCACCCGACGCATCCTGCTGGGGGCGATTGCGGTGACCATCCTGCTCAGCCTGGTGGTGCCCAGCGCCACCGCACGCAGTGCCTGTGTGGTGCCGATCATGATGGGCGTGATCGCCGCGTTCGGCGTCGACAAACGCTCGAATATCGCCGCCGGCATCATGATCGTGGTGGCCCAGGGCACCAGCATCTGGAACGTCGGCATCCAGACGGCCGCTGCGCAGAACCTGCTGACGGTCGGCTTCATGGACAAGATGCTCGGCCAGCGCGTATCGTGGATCGACTGGCTGATCGCCGGTGCGCCATGGGCGTTGATCATGTCGGCCGTGTTGTTGTTCCTGGTACTCAAACTGTTGCCACCGGAAACCGACAGCATCCCGGGGGGTAAAGAGGCGGTGGCGCAGTCGCTGGCAGAGATAGGGCCAATGACCGGGCCGCAAAAGCGGCTGTTGAGCGTGTCGGTCCTGCTGCTGCTGGCCTGGGCGACAGAAGGTCGGCTGCACAGTTTCGACACCACCTCCACGACCTATGCCGGGTTGGTATTCCTGCTGCTGCCGGGCATCGGCGTGATGACCTGGAAGGATGTGCAGTCGCGGATCCCGTGGGGCACGGTCATCGTGTTCGGCGTGGGCATCAGCCTGGGCACGGCGCTGCTGACGACCCAGGCCGGACAGTGGCTGGGTTCTACCGTTGTGGCCCATACCGGGCTGGATCAGGTGGGGCCGTTGGGCGTGTTTGCGATCCTCGGCGCGTTCCTGATCCTGATTCACCTGGGTTTCGCCAGCGCCACCGCGCTGACCTCGGCGTTGCTGCCGATCCTGATTGCGGTGCTGCAGACCTTGCCGGGGGATTTCAGCCGGTTGGGCATGACCATGCTGTTGGGGTTTGTGATGAGCTACGGGTTTATCCTGCCGATCAATGCGCCGCAGAATATGGTGTGCCTGGGGACGGGGACGTTCACCGCGCGGCAGTTTGCCAAGGTGGGGGTGCTGGTGACGTTGATCGGGTATGGGTTGATGCTGGTGTTTGCGGCGACGTACTGGAGTTGGTTGGGTTGGGTTTGACTGTGCATTCCCCTGTCGAACTCGGTTAAACCTGTGGGAGCGGGCTTGCTCGCGAAAGCGGTGGTTCAGTGACAGAGGTAGTCGCTGGCACACCGCATTCGCGAGCAAGCCCGCTCCCACATTTTTGACCGTGTCTACATTAAGACTCAATTTTGCGCCCCAAGATGGCAAGATGAACTCCTCTCAGGTTTTCCACTCCCTGAGTAAAGGTTCCACCGACTTCCCCCGTCGGCTCATCAAGGCCATCGAATGAACAAATACACCCCCCGCACCTGGGAGCCGCATGAGCGGCCCAGCCTGCCCGGTTCGCCGTCTACGCCGCTGCACCCGACGCACAAGCGTTGGCTGTTCGCGATGGTCGGCGTGCTGGTGGCAATTACCGGTGGGCTGGGGAACGCGCTGGTGATCGCCAACCTGCAATACCTGCAAGGCGCATTGGGCGCGACCACTGCCGAAATGGCCTGGCTGCCCGCCGCGTACGTGATGACCAATGTGTGCATGAACCTGCTGCTGGTCAAATTTCGCCAGCAGTTCGGCCTGCGCGCGTTTACCGAGGTGTTCCTGGTGCTGTATGCGCTGGTGACCTTCGGGCATTTGTTTGTCAATGACCTCAACTCGGCCATCGCCGTGCGGGCGGCTCATGGGATGGTCGGGGCAGCGCTGACTTCGTTGGGGTTGTACTACATGATCCAGGCGTTTCCGGCCAAGTGGCGCTTGAAGGCGCTGGTGCTGGGCTTGGGCACGGCGCAGTTGGCGTTGCCGCTGGCGCGGTTGTTCTCTGAAGACCTGCTGCAAATCGCCGAATGGCGCGGGCTGTACCTGTTTGAGCTGGGCTTGGCGCTGATCTGCCTGGGGTGCGTGTTCCTGCTCAAGTTGCCCCCGGGCGATCGGTTCAAGACGTTTGAAAAACTCGACTTCCTGACCTTCGCCATCCTCGCCACCGGCGTTGCCTTGCTCTGCGCGGTGCTGTCGCTGGGGCGCATCGACTGGTGGCTGGAAGCACCGTGGATCGGCGTGGCTTCGGCCTGTTCGCTGGTGCTGATCATGGCCGGCCTGGCCATCGAGCATAACCGCGCCAACCCGCTGCTGATGACCCGCTGGCTGGGCAGCGGCACCATGATTCGCCTGGCGCTGGCGGTGATCCTGATTCGCATGGTGCTGTCCGAACAGTCCACCGGCGCCGTAGGGTTCATGCAGATGTTGAACATGAGCTACCAGCAGATGCACACGCTGTACGTGGTGATGCTGGTCGGGGCGATTGCGGGGCTGGCGGTCAGCGCACTGACGATCAACCCGGCGCACTTGCTGATGCCGCTGGTGATCTCCCTGGCGCTGATGGCCACCGGCTCGGTAATGGACAGTTTTTCCAGCAACCTGACCCGGCCGCAGAACCTGTACATCAGCCAGTTCCTGCTAGGCTTCGGCGGCACGTTCTTTTTGGGGCCGACCATGGTGCTGGGCACCAAGAACGTGTTGGCCAACCCGCGCAATCTGGTAAGTTTTTCGGTGATGTTCGGTATCTGCCAGAACCTGGGCGGCCTGATCGGCGCGGCGTTGCTGGGCACCTTCCAGATCGCGCGCGAGAAATACCATTCCAGCATGATCGTCGAGCACCTGACCCTGCTCGACCCGCGTGTGGCGGCGCGGGTGCAGAGCGGCGGCTCCGCCTATGGGGGAATCGCCGCCGACCCCGAGCTGCGTAACCTGATGGGTATTCGCAGCCTGGCCACGGCCGCCACCCGTGAAGCGAACGTGATGGCCTACAACGATGTCTTCATGCTGATCGCGATCATCGCGATCCTGACCATGATCTGGATCTTTATCCGCAGTCTGTGGCTGATGAGCACCACCAAGACAGCCACTCCCGTTCAACCCAGCGGCGCACCTTCATGACCGAACCCACCACCACAACCACCAATGCTATCGCCGCCACCCCGGAAGGCGCCACGCCGCCGGGCGCGGCGGTCACCGAGTCACGTTCGCTGCGGGTACGCATTATCTCGTCGCTGGGCTTTGCCGCGATTGCGATCATCGGTGTGCTGATCGTGCTGTACGCCTGGCAATTGCCGCCGTTCAGCAGTGCGGTGGTGACCACCGAGAATGCCCTGGTACGTGGGCAGGTCACGATCATCGGCCCGCAGCTCAGCGGGTATGTGTTTGAAGTGCCGGTGCAGGATTTCCAGTACGTGAAGGCCGGCGATCTGCTGGTGCGTCTCGATGACCGCATCTACAAGCAGCGCCTCGATCAGGCGCTGGCGCAATTGGCGGTGCAACAGGCGTCGTTGGCGAATGTGGTGCAGCAGCGCAACAGCGCCGAAGCCACGATCAAATTGCGCCAGGCGGCCTTGGCGGACAGCCAGGC
Coding sequences:
- a CDS encoding quinoprotein relay system zinc metallohydrolase 1, coding for MNPRWIMLWLILFSLPVLAELDYALKPRLIADDTWLLEGSTENFTKDNGGNIVNVGFIVTEAGVVVIDTGPSRRYGEALRQAIARVTDKPVIQVLLTHHHPDHALGNQAFKDVPIGALAGTAELLHAQGDSMAENLYRLVGDWMRGTEVVLPGEVLQPGVKTFGSHDLQLLHLRGHTGADLAILDRKTGVLFAGDLVFYQRALTTPHSPGLAQWLADIATLQGLPWTLVVPGHGPIATDAKPFEQMHDYLTWLDHLLRDGAAQGRDMSELIRSPIPERFATINLARYELTRSVTHLYPQYERIQMQPINTQQ
- the exaC gene encoding acetaldehyde dehydrogenase ExaC, encoding MIYAQPGTPGAIVSFKPRYGNYIGGEFVAPINGEYFTNTSPVTGEVIAEFPRSSAADIDKALDAAHAAADAWGKTSAQDRSRVLLKIADRIEQNLEVLAVAETWDNGKAVRETLNADVPLAADHFRYFAGCIRAQEGGAAEINELTAAYHFHEPLGVVGQIIPWNFPLLMAAWKLAPALAAGNCIVLKPAEQTPLSIMVFAELINDLLPPGVLNIVQGFGREAGEALATSKRIAKIAFTGSTPVGAHIMHAAAENIIPSTVELGGKSPNIFFEDIMQAEPQFIEKAAEGLVLAFFNQGEVCTCPSRALVQESIYDDFMKVVMKKIVKIKRGNPLDTETMVGAQASEQQYDKILSYLKIAQEEGAELLTGGAAERLEGDLASGYYIQPTLLKGHNKMRVFQEEIFGPVVGITTFKDEAEALAIANDSEFGLGAGLWTRDINRAYRMGRAIKAGRVWTNCYHLYPAHAAFGGYKKSGVGRENHKMMLDHYQQTKNLLVSYDINPLGFF
- the pqqA gene encoding pyrroloquinoline quinone precursor peptide PqqA; this encodes MWTKPTYTDLRIGFEVTMYFANR
- the ercA gene encoding alcohol dehydrogenase-like regulatory protein ErcA; this translates as MSPNLSLLRKFVSPEIIFGAGCRHNVGNCAKTFGARKVLVVSDPGVIAAGWVADVEASLQAIGIDYCLYSAVSPNPRVEEVMTGAEVYRENHCDVIVAIGGGSPMDCGKAIGIVVAHGRSILEFEGVDTIRVPSPPLILIPTTAGTSADVSQFVIISNQQERMKFSIVSKAVVPDVSLIDPETTASMDPFLSACTGIDALVHAIEAFVSTGHGPLTDPHALEAMRLINGNLVQMIANPGDIALREKIMLGSMQAGLAFSNAILGAVHAMSHSLGGFLDLPHGLCNAVLVEHVVAFNYNSAPERFKVIAETFGIDCRGLNHRHICGRLVEHLIALKHAIGFHETLGLHGVRVADIPFLSQHAMHDPCILTNPRESSQRDVEVVYGEAL
- a CDS encoding ATP-binding response regulator; amino-acid sequence: MAKLSDQQQRALAGLLGLGNQSARKSHYPELTARLDELEAERNRYIRLNDELEQRVAARTDELLEANHNLQQQIAQREQVEQDLRDARDAAQAANRSKDKYLAAASHDLLQPLNAARLLIATLRERQLPSVEQVLVERTHQALEGAEDLLTDLLDISRLDQAAVKPDVALYRLDELFAPLVSEFQSVAQAAGLNLRVHTGCYAINTDLRLLTRILRNFLSNACRYTDEGCILLGARKRGKGLRLEVWDTGRGIAADRLEAIFLEFNQLDVGRAADRKGVGLGLAIVERIADILGYPIAVRSWPGRGSMFSIEVPLSDEMPLPISQLPVQPSTGNPLPGRRLLVIDNEVSILESMRALLGQWGCEVVTATDLTGALLALEGRAPELILADYHLDHGVVGCQVVRHLREHFEQKIPAVIITADRTDQCRRALRRLDAPLLNKPVKPGKLRAVLSQMLG
- a CDS encoding DASS family sodium-coupled anion symporter, with the protein product MNAPATTAASFKLPLGLVFAVLVMVGVLLLPLPADLPVAGHRMLAILAFAVVVWITEAVSYEASAIMITSLMAFLLGTAPSIQDPAHLIGSSPAISMALTGFSNPALALVAGALFIAAAMTHTGLDRRIALVTLSRVGTSTRRILLGAIAVTILLSLVVPSATARSACVVPIMMGVIAAFGVDKRSNIAAGIMIVVAQGTSIWNVGIQTAAAQNLLTVGFMDKMLGQRVSWIDWLIAGAPWALIMSAVLLFLVLKLLPPETDSIPGGKEAVAQSLAEIGPMTGPQKRLLSVSVLLLLAWATEGRLHSFDTTSTTYAGLVFLLLPGIGVMTWKDVQSRIPWGTVIVFGVGISLGTALLTTQAGQWLGSTVVAHTGLDQVGPLGVFAILGAFLILIHLGFASATALTSALLPILIAVLQTLPGDFSRLGMTMLLGFVMSYGFILPINAPQNMVCLGTGTFTARQFAKVGVLVTLIGYGLMLVFAATYWSWLGWV
- a CDS encoding MFS transporter, whose product is MNKYTPRTWEPHERPSLPGSPSTPLHPTHKRWLFAMVGVLVAITGGLGNALVIANLQYLQGALGATTAEMAWLPAAYVMTNVCMNLLLVKFRQQFGLRAFTEVFLVLYALVTFGHLFVNDLNSAIAVRAAHGMVGAALTSLGLYYMIQAFPAKWRLKALVLGLGTAQLALPLARLFSEDLLQIAEWRGLYLFELGLALICLGCVFLLKLPPGDRFKTFEKLDFLTFAILATGVALLCAVLSLGRIDWWLEAPWIGVASACSLVLIMAGLAIEHNRANPLLMTRWLGSGTMIRLALAVILIRMVLSEQSTGAVGFMQMLNMSYQQMHTLYVVMLVGAIAGLAVSALTINPAHLLMPLVISLALMATGSVMDSFSSNLTRPQNLYISQFLLGFGGTFFLGPTMVLGTKNVLANPRNLVSFSVMFGICQNLGGLIGAALLGTFQIAREKYHSSMIVEHLTLLDPRVAARVQSGGSAYGGIAADPELRNLMGIRSLATAATREANVMAYNDVFMLIAIIAILTMIWIFIRSLWLMSTTKTATPVQPSGAPS